In Plectropomus leopardus isolate mb chromosome 20, YSFRI_Pleo_2.0, whole genome shotgun sequence, one DNA window encodes the following:
- the capslb gene encoding calcyphosine-like b isoform X3 codes for MVTADCLGKGRASCLSEDRTVRVVMAGTSRHDREMAVKARRQLSECSDPLDRLRLQCLARGSSGIKSLGRTFKVLDDDNSRSLELKEFLKGLNDFGILIEKKEALALFERFDRDGNGTIDFDEFLVTLRPPMSKARKEVVMQAFRKLDKTGDGVITIDDLRGVYNAKYHPKYQNGEWSEDQVFRKFLDSFDSPYDKDGQ; via the exons ATGGTAACCGCGGATTGTTTGGGGAAGGGACGAGCTTCCTGTTTGTCGGAGGATCGGACCGTCAGAGTCG TGATGGCGGGGACGTCGAGGCACGACCGAGAGATGGCGGTGAAGGCCCGGCGCCAGTTGTCGGAGTGTTCGGACCCGTTGGACAGACTCAGGCTGCAGTGTCTGGCTCGAGGGTCGTCCGGCATCAAGAGTTTGGGCAG AACCTTTAAGGTCTTGGACGACGACAACAGCCGCTCGCTGGAGCTGAAGGAGTTCCTGAAGGGTCTGAATGACTTCGGGATCCTGATCGAGAAAAAAGAGGCCCTGGCTCTCTTCGAGCGTTTCGACCGCGATGGGAACGGGACCATCGACTTTGACGAGTTCCTCGTCACTCTGAGG CCGCCGATGTCCAAAGCCAGGAAGGAGGTGGTGATGCAGGCATTTCGGAAGCTGGATAAGACAGGCGACGGGGTGATCACCATCGACGACCTGCGGGGGGTTTATAACGCCAAGTACCACCCCAAGTATCAGAACGGGGAGTGGAGCGAGGATCAGGTCTTCAGGAAGTTCTTGGACAGCTTCGACTCTCCATATGACAAAGACGGACAG TAA
- the LOC121959856 gene encoding cytochrome c oxidase subunit 5B, mitochondrial, translating to MAAARLLLRTAAPAALTRRAAPVPALTRSMAAGGIPTDEEQATGLEKVIMKAMKDGSDPYNMMRPKEYAGSKADPHLVPSITNKRIVGCVCEEDNTAVVWFWLHEGEAQRCPSCGSHYKLVAHELPH from the exons ATGGCCGCAGCAAGGTTACTGCTCCGCACCGCCGCCCCCGCCGCTCTCACCCGCCGCGCGGCCCCGGTTCCCGCCCTGACCCGCAGCATGGCGGCTGGAG gGATTCCCACTGACGAGGAGCAGGCCACGGGACTGGAGAAGGTCATCATGAAGGCCATGAAGGACGGATCG GATCCGTACAACATGATGAGACCGAAGGAGTACGCCGGCTCCAAGGCAGACCCCCACCTCGTCCCCTCCATCACCAACAAGAGGATTGTGGGATGCGTCT gtgaggaGGACAACACAGCGGTGGTCTGGTTCTGGCTCCATGAGGGCGAGGCCCAGCGCTGCCCCTCCTGTGGCTCCCACTACAAACTGGTCGCCCACGAGCTCCCCCATTAA
- the capslb gene encoding calcyphosine-like b isoform X1 has protein sequence MVTADCLGKGRASCLSEDRTVRVVMAGTSRHDREMAVKARRQLSECSDPLDRLRLQCLARGSSGIKSLGRTFKVLDDDNSRSLELKEFLKGLNDFGILIEKKEALALFERFDRDGNGTIDFDEFLVTLRPPMSKARKEVVMQAFRKLDKTGDGVITIDDLRGVYNAKYHPKYQNGEWSEDQVFRKFLDSFDSPYDKDGQVTKDEFINYYCGVSASIDSDVYFILMMRNAWRL, from the exons ATGGTAACCGCGGATTGTTTGGGGAAGGGACGAGCTTCCTGTTTGTCGGAGGATCGGACCGTCAGAGTCG TGATGGCGGGGACGTCGAGGCACGACCGAGAGATGGCGGTGAAGGCCCGGCGCCAGTTGTCGGAGTGTTCGGACCCGTTGGACAGACTCAGGCTGCAGTGTCTGGCTCGAGGGTCGTCCGGCATCAAGAGTTTGGGCAG AACCTTTAAGGTCTTGGACGACGACAACAGCCGCTCGCTGGAGCTGAAGGAGTTCCTGAAGGGTCTGAATGACTTCGGGATCCTGATCGAGAAAAAAGAGGCCCTGGCTCTCTTCGAGCGTTTCGACCGCGATGGGAACGGGACCATCGACTTTGACGAGTTCCTCGTCACTCTGAGG CCGCCGATGTCCAAAGCCAGGAAGGAGGTGGTGATGCAGGCATTTCGGAAGCTGGATAAGACAGGCGACGGGGTGATCACCATCGACGACCTGCGGGGGGTTTATAACGCCAAGTACCACCCCAAGTATCAGAACGGGGAGTGGAGCGAGGATCAGGTCTTCAGGAAGTTCTTGGACAGCTTCGACTCTCCATATGACAAAGACGGACAG GTGACCAAAGACGAGTTCATCAACTATTACTGCGGCGTCAGCGCCTCCATCGACAGCGACGTCTACTTCATCCTGATGATGAGGAACGCCTGGAGGCTCTGA
- the capslb gene encoding calcyphosine-like b isoform X2, with amino-acid sequence MVTADCLGKGRASCLSEDRTVRVVMAGTSRHDREMAVKARRQLSECSDPLDRLRLQCLARGSSGIKSLGRTFKVLDDDNSRSLELKEFLKGLNDFGILIEKKEALALFERFDRDGNGTIDFDEFLVTLRPPMSKARKEVVMQAFRKLDKTGDGVITIDDLRGVYNAKYHPKYQNGEWSEDQVFRKFLDSFDSPYDKDGQVTQEEFMNYYAGVSASIDTDVYFIVMMRNAWKL; translated from the exons ATGGTAACCGCGGATTGTTTGGGGAAGGGACGAGCTTCCTGTTTGTCGGAGGATCGGACCGTCAGAGTCG TGATGGCGGGGACGTCGAGGCACGACCGAGAGATGGCGGTGAAGGCCCGGCGCCAGTTGTCGGAGTGTTCGGACCCGTTGGACAGACTCAGGCTGCAGTGTCTGGCTCGAGGGTCGTCCGGCATCAAGAGTTTGGGCAG AACCTTTAAGGTCTTGGACGACGACAACAGCCGCTCGCTGGAGCTGAAGGAGTTCCTGAAGGGTCTGAATGACTTCGGGATCCTGATCGAGAAAAAAGAGGCCCTGGCTCTCTTCGAGCGTTTCGACCGCGATGGGAACGGGACCATCGACTTTGACGAGTTCCTCGTCACTCTGAGG CCGCCGATGTCCAAAGCCAGGAAGGAGGTGGTGATGCAGGCATTTCGGAAGCTGGATAAGACAGGCGACGGGGTGATCACCATCGACGACCTGCGGGGGGTTTATAACGCCAAGTACCACCCCAAGTATCAGAACGGGGAGTGGAGCGAGGATCAGGTCTTCAGGAAGTTCTTGGACAGCTTCGACTCTCCATATGACAAAGACGGACAG GTGACCCAGGAGGAGTTTATGAATTATTACGCCGGTGTGAGCGCGTCCATCGATACAGACGTCTACTTTATTGTGATGATGAGAAATGCCTGGAAGCTCTGA